GCGCCATACTGGCCGTGCCGCCCATTCGCGAGACCAGATCCGGTGCCAGCGCCACGTAGCCCGCTTTGGCCAGCCGACGTGCCACATCCTTGATGTGGTCGGTCAGACCGCGATTTTCGTGGATGACGATTACGCCGGGATAGACACCCTCGGCGGATGGGCGCGCCAGGTAAGCCATGACCTCGCCTTCACTTGTTGGGTAGGTGACGTCGGTAGCAACGACGGCCGGATCGTCGGCCGCCACGCGGAGGGCAGGCTTGGATGCAGCGTCGGTCGGCGCAGCCGTTGCTTCGGCGATTGGCGTGGTTGGGGCTGATGTGGCCGGCAGCGGGGACGGTTCGGCTGTGGGTTCCGCCGCCGTTGGTGCGCCGGTCGGCTGAGCAGCCGGTGTGGGGGCGGCCGTCGGTGGCACGCCACAAGCCGCAAGCACAGTCGCGGCGGCAGCGCTCCCACCACAAATCACGATCAGCCGCTTGAGCATAGCGCGGCGCGAGATGATGCCGTCCTGGTAGTCTTCGATCGTCTCCTCGCCGAGATACCACTGCATCTGAGTGAGCGCATCTTCGGGCACGAGCGTGCGATTCTTGGCAGACATGTTCGACCTCCAGCAAGGGATGCGTTGCTACGGCACAGGAGCTGATTGGCTGTGACCTCGCAACGCGACCAACCGTAAGGTCTGTTTCTGAGAGGACGATGAACACCGATCTATTCTGGGCCAAGATACGAAAGAACCCCGAGGATCACTCGGGGTTCCAAATGAGTTTCGGTGGAGAGAGGCTCTGCCTGTTAATCGTCGCCAGCGGTACTGCTGTAGCCTTCTGCGTAGCCATAGCCGCCGCATCCGTGCGACATGGAGCCGCTAGCTTTCTCGACGGTCTTAACTTGCTCAACAGATTTGGCGGCATCGGTCGCCGGAGCGGCTTTGCTGGACTGCTCGGGCGCGGAGGATGGCTGGGGCGCTTTCTCCTGGGCCGGCGCGGGCAGCGTAGTGCGCTCGTCTGCCGGCAGTGCAACAGGCGCGGCTTGCTCTGTCTTAGTCGTCGTGAAATTGAGCGGCTCTACGATTAGGCCGTTCGGGCCGGTTGCGATCTGGCGATTGCTCACGGCGCAGGCGGTGAGCACGAACGCGGCGCCGATGCCGGCAGCGATTACCCTGACGATACGCTTGTTCATCATCATCCTCCCATTTACGAGCAAAAAGTAGAAGCTTGGCGCAAATGCTAACGGCTGTATCAAGTTTGTCAAGCGTTTGTGCCAAAATGACACGAACCGACGTCATTGGGTTGGGAGTGGTAGTCGTTGGGTTGGGAGAGGTAGTAGGTCATGTGCTGAAGGTGGAGCACAGGGTCAATGTTCTCCACGCGCACATGCTCGGGCACGATGAGATTGACCGGCGCATAGTTGAGGATGGCTGTGATCCCAGAGGCGATGGCCAGATCGGCGACTGCCTGCGCGGCTTCGGCCGGCACGGCAATCATCGCCAGCCGGATGTCGTGCTCGCGGACGAATTCCGGCAGCCTGCGCACGTCGCACACTTCGTAAATGCCCACCGTCGTGCCGATCTTCTTGGGGTCGTTGTCGAAAACGGCGCACACGCGAAAGCCACGATGTGTGAAGCCCGGATAGTTCGCTATGGCGCTGCCGATGTTGCCGGCGCCGATGATGACGATCGGCCACTCGCGCTCCAGGTTGAGGATCTGGCGCAGCTTCTCCTGAAGGCCGGCAACCGAGTATCCGGTGCCTTGCTTGCCGAATTCGCCGAAATGCGACAGATCCTTGCGGATTTGCGCCGAGCTGATGCCGAGCCATTGCGCCAATTCTTGCGAGGAAGTGACCTCCTTGCCGCCGTTCTGCATGGCGCTCAGCGCGCGGAGGTAGAGCGGCAAACGGGCGATGACGATGTCTGGAACGCGTTTCGCGGGCATCGGACTTTTTCAGGATGTTAACACAACCCCCTGCTGGGAACGATCGAGTGCATTCGCGTATCGGGGCGACGGTGTCGCGTGGATAGGCACGGACGCCGTTCTGCACCTGCGCTTGCCTCGTTGACACATGCAGCCGAAACGATCCGCGATAATCGTGGTGTGTGGATCGGCATTGATGCGAGCCGCGCGACCGGTGTGCGCCTCACCGGCACCGAGCGCTATTCGCGCGAGATCATCGCTGCGCTCCTGCGCAGCGCGCCGCGGCACTGCTTTCGCCTTTACCTGCGCGAGGCGCTTGATCCTGACTCCCTGCGCCTGCCTCGTTCGCCGGTTAGCGTCGAGCCGGTTGTCATCGCCCGCCGCCGACTATGGACGCACCTCGGCCTGGCGCGCGAGCTATCGGCGCGTCCGCCCGATGCACTGTTCGTGCCGGCGCATGTGTTGCCCGCCTCGTTCATCCGCTCGCCGGTGCGACGTCGCATCCGAACCGTCGTCACCGTGCACGACGTCGGCTATCGCCACTTTCCAGAGGCGCATCCGCTGACTCAGCGTTGGTATCTCGACCTCGGCACGCGGCTTTCGGTGCGCTGCGCTGGCGTAGTGATCACCGACTCGGAGGCCACTCGCCGCGACGTGCTCCGTTTCTATGGCGTCGCTCATGATCGTGTCGTCGTTGCCTACCCTGGCCCCTTGCCGCTGACCGAGGTGCAGGAGAAGGATGTAGCGCGCACACTGGCGAAGTTCGGCTTGGATGATGGCCGGCCCTACGTGCTGCACGTCGGCACGCTGCAACCACGCAAAAACCTGCGCCGCCTGATTCAGGCCTGGGCGCGCCTGCTCACCCGAACGGATTGGGCCGGGCTGCGCCTGGTGCTGGCCGGCGGGCGGGGATGGGGCGGCGAGGACCTGCGTGCCGAAGTCGAGGCGGCCGGCTTGCAGGCCTCGGTCGTCTTGACCGGCTACCTGGACGACGTCGAGAAGACGGCCTTGTTGCGCCATGCGCGAGCGTATGTCTTTCCTTCGCTGCATGAAGGCTTCGGCTTTCCGGTGCTGGAAGCACAGTCGGCCGGCGTACCGGTGGCCTGCAGTAATGCCTCATCGCTGCCGGAGATCGCCGGCGAAGCCGCGCTGCTGTTCGACCCGTTCGACGTCGAAGCGATCGCGCATGCACTCGAAATGATCATCCGCGATGAAAGCGTTCGCACGCGGCTCGTCGAGGCCGGCTATCGCAACTTGGCCCGGTTCTCCTGGGACGCATGCGCGCGCATCGTGCTGGAAGGCCTAGGGGCGAATGACGCAAAACGAGAGACGCAAGACGTAAAACGCAACACGACATGAAGGTCGCTCAACCCAAGCCGGTCGCGGCGATTGTCCTGGCTGCGGGCACTTCGTCGCGCTATAGCGGTGCCAACAAGCTATTGTTGCCGTTCGGAGACGGCACGGTGGTGCGCAGCACGGTGCAGGCTGTGCACAACGCCGGCATCGTGCATGTCGTCGTCGTGACCGGCCACGAGCGTGAGCGCATTCAGGCCGCCCTGGCATCCTTGCCGGTGGCCTTCGCGCACAACCCGCGCTACCGTGAAGGCGAGATGCTCTCCTCGATCAAGGCCGGCCTGACATACTTGGAAGAAACGGAAGTCGAGGCGGTGTTCATCGTGCCCGGCGATCAGCCGTTGTTGCCGGTGTGGCTGTTCCGACGCATGCAACAAGCGTTCGAGCAGGGCTGTGGCGAGATCATCGCCCCGAAGTTCGGCGACGTGCGCGGCCATCCCGTGCTCATCGCGCGTCGCTGGTGGCCGGCAGCCTTGGCGCTGCCCGATGGCGCTCAGATGCGCATGCTGATCCGAGCGAATCCGCAAGCCGTAGCGCACATTCTGGTCAATACCGATGTGGTGCTGCTCGATGTGGATACACCCGAGGCATACCGGCAGGCCCTGGAGCGAGATCGGGAATTGAGAATTGAAAAGAGGGGAATTGGGAGTTGACGCAAGACGTAGGACGCAAGACGACGTGCGTCCCTTGCGATTACCACTGCTCCAGATACAGGTTCAGGTCGTCCGGCGAGTCGAGGTCGAGGCAGATCGAGTCGGAGCGGAACCAGATCGGCTGTATCCCGCGTGCTTCGGCGCGTTGGGCGTGACGCAGCGCGCTGTTCGCCCCGAAGTCGAAGTCAATGACGTCAGGGGGCTTGAGCAAGAGCGCGTTGGTGCCGCGGCCATGCCGATCCGGCGCGATGACGACGCAGCGCTCGCCGGCATGCTGCACTGCCGCGAGCATCGCCTGCACGTCCGTCACGCTCAGCGCCGCCAGGTCGGAAGGTAACACCAGGACGGCTGAGGCATGCGCATGACGGGCGCGCGCCTCGCGCAGCGCTGCGTTCAACCCCCGCCGATGCTCGCGCAAGTGCCCCACGCGCCAGCGCTCGGCCCATTCGGCCACCCGGGCGTCGCGACTGATGATGACGATATCGCCGATGCCTGCAACGGACTGCAGGGTGTGTACCACACGCCGGAGCGAATCATGCGTCAACTCGATCCGGTGCGCCAGGTCGAGTTGACCGCTCAAGCGCGACTTGCCGTGGATGAGCGGCTTGACCGGGATGAGCGCAGTGACGAGAAAGTCGGCTCGGTTGCGATTCGCGTCACCGATTTGCATCCGTGGATGGAAGGGGCTGTTCCTGCGCCGGGGAGGGCGGGTCGAGTTTGCAGCCGCCCAGCCGCTCTGGACGCAGCCGGTCGGCAAACGTGACGACTTCGCATGCCAGCCGCGCGCGGTCGTCGGCGTCGCGCATGAGCGTGTCGGCCAGCAACACGCCCATCCCCATCGCTTCGATGCGCGGCTGTAGCTCGGCATCCCGCTCGTCGAGCACAAAGCCGTTGAGGAACTCGGCATAGTGTTGGGCAACTGTGGCAGCCGAAGCTTCGCTCTCCAACTCGCGCATCAGTTTGGCAGCTGGCCCCTTCACTGCCTCGCCGCCGATGATCGGCGTCACGGCGATGATCGGCGCGCTGGCGTTCAGCAGCGCATCGCGCATGCCCGGAATCGCCAGGATCGGATCTATGCTGAGATACAAATTAGACGGCGCGATAATGATCGTGTCCGCCGTCTCGATGGCGCGCAGCGCGTCGGGCAGCAGCTCGGCCTCTTCGGCACCTTCGTAGATCAGGCTGCGCACCTCGGGCTGCCAATGGAGCTTGACGAAGTATTCCTGAAAGGCATATAAACCTTCGTCGGTGTCTACAACCGTGCGCACCCGATCGTTCGTCATGGGCAGGATGCGCGCTTTCACGCCGAGCCGTTCGGCCAAAGTGCGCGTCACCTCGGCGAGCGTTGCGCCATCGTGCAACATTTGCGTGCGCAGCAGGTGCGTGGCCATGTCGCGATCGCCGATGTGGAACCAGGGCGATACGCCGTATCGTGCGAGCATGTCGAAGTTCTGGAAAGTGTCCCCCTTGATCCCCCAACCGGTTTCGGGATTGGCGATGCCGGCCAGTGTATACATCACCGTGTCCAAATCCGGCGAGATGTGCAGGCCGTAGAGTTCGAAGTCGTCGGCGGTGTTGACGATGATCGTGAGCGATGCACCGTCTACGCTGCGCGCCATGCCATCCGCGAGCTTCGCGCCGCCTACGCCACCGGCAAAAACCACGAAATTCATGCGCTCGATTGTGCGCCAGACCATCCGATTGTGCAAGCACTGAACAGCACGCGTTACACAACGCTGTCCGGCGACTCGAGTAGAACGTCACCGCAGCACACAGTCGGCGTTGAGCAGGGCCTGGGCGCGCGTTTGCGCTAGCACGAGCGCGTCTTCCAGCGGTTGGCCTTCGATGATCTGGCGTATGGCGTTCGATAGCTCCGCCTGCACACACGGCCAGCCGCTCAACAATGGCGCCGGCCGGGCAACCGGCGCAATCCGCTGCAACGCCTTGATGCGTAGCGCGTCGAGCGGCTGTTCCGGATCTAGCTCCATTGCGACGAGCGCAGAAATGCGCGCCGGCATCTCCTCGGTCCCGGCAGCCCACTGCGCCGTTTGTTCCGTCTCCAGCAACCAGTGGATGAACTTCCAGGCGGCGCGCTCACGGTCGTCCGTGCGCTTCGGAATCACCCACAGCGGCGCATGGATCGAAGCAACAGGGGCTGCCGAGGGCAGTGTTCCCACGTCCAGTCCGAAGTTGCTGCGTTCGCGCACCGTCTGCGTGAAGTCGCGCAGACGATCGGTCGAGGTGAACGCGAACAATACACGCGCCGCGGCGAAGTCGTCGCGGCTGCGCTCCGACGATATGGCGCGGTACGCCCGCCCGGACTGCAAGTAGTTGAGCAGCGTTTCGATGGCCGATGCCACGCCGGGCGAGGCGATCTGCACCTGCTGCGTCGTCGGGTCGTAGAGCGGCGCACCATGCGCATACAGCCAGTCCTCTGCCGAAGGGTCGTTCGGGTTGAAGCCGAAGCACGCCGTGCCGGCGATTCGGTCGGTCGCACTCTCACAGGCTTTGCCGAACGCCTCCCACTCCGCCGGCATTTCGGACTGGCCGAGCGAATTCATCCAGTCCCGATTGCTCAGCACTATCTGCATGTCGCCACCGAACGGCACACCCAGCAATTGCCCCTGCGGTGTGCGCCCCGCTTGCTGGACGAAGGGGAATAAGTCAGCCTGGTCGCCGGCGTCCCAGCTCATCGTCACGTCATCGCTGCCGATGAATCGGTCGAGGGGTGCCAGTAGCCCGCGTTGCGCGTAGAGCGCTGCTTCCGCGGGCTGGACCAGCGCCAGATCGGGCAACAAACCCGTCGCCGCGCCCTCCAACAATGCGCGGTGCTGCGCAGCAGGCTCGCGACGCTCCGGTATGACGACGATACCATCGCCGTTAGTCTGATTCCAGCGATCTACGAGCCGTAGGAAGCTGCGTTCGCGCGCGTCGCTCAGGGTGTGCCACACGATGATCACCCGGCGCGGTTGCACGCCGGCACACGCGGCGTGCATGAGCACGCCCAACGTCAGCAGCGCATGCACAGCTCGGCGCTTAATGCCGGTGCTCATTCGGGTGCGCCTCCTGCTTCGAGCGGGACGACCGAGAACAGCCCTTTGTCGTTGCGTACCAACCGGCCAACCGGCTGGCGCGTATCGTGACAAGAGACCAGCACCGCGCGGCGCTCGAACGCCCATTGCTGCCATCGGCGCTTGGTCTCGATCGTCACCATCGGCAGCACGTCGTAGGCCGTGACCCAGGGCAGGCGCTCGAAATGGATCATGAACGGCGCCATGTCGCCGATCAGGAACACGGGTGGGGAGGCAGCACCCCCTGAGTGAGGCTCGATGATCACGCTTTGGTGGCCGGCGGTGTGGCCGGGCGTAGGAACGACGCGCACCGAGGGGGTGATCTGCGCCTCGCCGTCCAACAGCGTCAACACGCCGTGTTGCATGAGCGGGACGAAGTTCTCGGCGAAGTAGGTGTTGCGCGTGCGCTCGTTCGGATGCGTCGCATCCTCGTATTCCCGGCGCTGCACGTAGTAGCGCGCGTTGGTGAACGTGGGTATCGGGACGCGATCCCGCGATGCTTCGCCGACAGCTTGCGTTGTATCCGCGCTCAGCACCGTCGTCCAGCCGGAATGGTCGCCGTGTAGATGGGTGAGGATGACGATGTCAATGTCTGCGGGGCGCAGGCCGAGCCGCGCCAGATCGTCTATGAGCGTGCCATTCGACCGGCGCACGTCATACTGCGTTGCAATCAAGTCGTTGGGCTTGTTGCCGACGCC
The window above is part of the Candidatus Roseilinea sp. genome. Proteins encoded here:
- the rex gene encoding redox-sensing transcriptional repressor Rex translates to MPAKRVPDIVIARLPLYLRALSAMQNGGKEVTSSQELAQWLGISSAQIRKDLSHFGEFGKQGTGYSVAGLQEKLRQILNLEREWPIVIIGAGNIGSAIANYPGFTHRGFRVCAVFDNDPKKIGTTVGIYEVCDVRRLPEFVREHDIRLAMIAVPAEAAQAVADLAIASGITAILNYAPVNLIVPEHVRVENIDPVLHLQHMTYYLSQPNDYHSQPNDVGSCHFGTNA
- a CDS encoding glycosyl transferase family 1 — its product is MWIGIDASRATGVRLTGTERYSREIIAALLRSAPRHCFRLYLREALDPDSLRLPRSPVSVEPVVIARRRLWTHLGLARELSARPPDALFVPAHVLPASFIRSPVRRRIRTVVTVHDVGYRHFPEAHPLTQRWYLDLGTRLSVRCAGVVITDSEATRRDVLRFYGVAHDRVVVAYPGPLPLTEVQEKDVARTLAKFGLDDGRPYVLHVGTLQPRKNLRRLIQAWARLLTRTDWAGLRLVLAGGRGWGGEDLRAEVEAAGLQASVVLTGYLDDVEKTALLRHARAYVFPSLHEGFGFPVLEAQSAGVPVACSNASSLPEIAGEAALLFDPFDVEAIAHALEMIIRDESVRTRLVEAGYRNLARFSWDACARIVLEGLGANDAKRETQDVKRNTT
- a CDS encoding 2-phospho-L-lactate guanylyltransferase, which translates into the protein MQIGDANRNRADFLVTALIPVKPLIHGKSRLSGQLDLAHRIELTHDSLRRVVHTLQSVAGIGDIVIISRDARVAEWAERWRVGHLREHRRGLNAALREARARHAHASAVLVLPSDLAALSVTDVQAMLAAVQHAGERCVVIAPDRHGRGTNALLLKPPDVIDFDFGANSALRHAQRAEARGIQPIWFRSDSICLDLDSPDDLNLYLEQW
- a CDS encoding LPPG--FO 2-phospho-L-lactate transferase, which encodes MVWRTIERMNFVVFAGGVGGAKLADGMARSVDGASLTIIVNTADDFELYGLHISPDLDTVMYTLAGIANPETGWGIKGDTFQNFDMLARYGVSPWFHIGDRDMATHLLRTQMLHDGATLAEVTRTLAERLGVKARILPMTNDRVRTVVDTDEGLYAFQEYFVKLHWQPEVRSLIYEGAEEAELLPDALRAIETADTIIIAPSNLYLSIDPILAIPGMRDALLNASAPIIAVTPIIGGEAVKGPAAKLMRELESEASAATVAQHYAEFLNGFVLDERDAELQPRIEAMGMGVLLADTLMRDADDRARLACEVVTFADRLRPERLGGCKLDPPSPAQEQPLPSTDANR
- a CDS encoding MBL fold metallo-hydrolase, with the translated sequence MRGLNARISQGALRPIRGIDRRGTESAPDHANVAPMRECTRIRGSLRYSCQLADMNANPFSLRCGQACIHLLSDGTSYWDGGGTFGLVPRIRWMKLLPPDELNRVPQELRCVLIEADSKRILVDCGVGNKPNDLIATQYDVRRSNGTLIDDLARLGLRPADIDIVILTHLHGDHSGWTTVLSADTTQAVGEASRDRVPIPTFTNARYYVQRREYEDATHPNERTRNTYFAENFVPLMQHGVLTLLDGEAQITPSVRVVPTPGHTAGHQSVIIEPHSGGAASPPVFLIGDMAPFMIHFERLPWVTAYDVLPMVTIETKRRWQQWAFERRAVLVSCHDTRQPVGRLVRNDKGLFSVVPLEAGGAPE